Proteins from a genomic interval of Zingiber officinale cultivar Zhangliang chromosome 1B, Zo_v1.1, whole genome shotgun sequence:
- the LOC121970227 gene encoding uncharacterized protein LOC121970227 produces the protein MEAEFCAGHTPCSSQEESGEELSVLPRHTKVIITGNNRTKSVLVGLQGVVKKAVGLGGWHWLVLKNGVEVKLQRNALSVLETPTGDEDEDEIVYGTFYSTSVCAGSEFYKSRKTGVPHTRSLISCGEFNGLSGYDNTQSNGFKTQTRVNLSRLGTTTLWRYWRHFDLVSGNPNPTKEQMVHGVQCHFLSQKQLDEKQVIEGFIHAAKRLKRLHS, from the exons ATGGAGGCTGAATTCTGCGCAGGTCATACACCTTGTTCATCTCAGGAAGAAAGTGGAGAAGAACTCTCAGTGCTTCCTAGACACACTAAAGTCATCATTACTGGTAACAATAGGACAAAATCAGTTTTGGTTGGGTTGCAAGGAGTTGTCAAGAAGGCTGTTGGACTTGGTGGTTGGCATTGGCTG GTCCTGAAGAATGGGGTGGAAGTAAAGCTTCAGAGAAATGCTTTGAGTGTTCTAGAAACCCCAACTGgagatgaggatgaagatgaaatagTCTATGGTACTTTCTACAGCACCTCTGTCTGTG CTGGTTCAGAATTCTACAAGTCAAGAAAGACAGGGGTTCCACATACCAGGTCATTGATATCTTGTGGAGAATTTAATGGCCTGAGTGGCTATGATAACACTCAATCCAATGGATTTAAGACTCAAACG AGAGTAAATTTGTCAAGACTTGGGACAACTACCTTGTGGAGATACTGGAGGCACTTCGATCTG GTGAGTGGTAACCCAAACCCAACAAAGGAACAAATGGTTCATGGAGTGCAGTGCCATTTCCTCTCTCAG AAGCAACTGGATGAGAAGCAGGTCATTGAGGGCTTTATTCATGCTGCaaaaaggttgaagagactccaTTCCTAA
- the LOC121970237 gene encoding uncharacterized protein LOC121970237, protein MILSTSGEDSESTSSLCSCYAPITLHNGKSSEGREGNRATARVNGHGADPVDQQLPPPPPPLPSPLKSNLKKPIREEEQRPQQVMVRDGRRKVSWPDAHGRDLAHVQVFHSSAPEEGEFAVAGKSCICNIQ, encoded by the exons ATGATCCTGTCGACTTCAGGAGAAGACAGTGAGAGCACCTCCTCGCTGTGCTCCTGCTACGCACCCATCACGCTGCACAACGGCAAGAGCAGTGAGGGGAGGGAGGGCAACAGGGCCACCGCCCGTGTCAACGGCCATGGCGCTGATCCTGTCGACCAACAGCtgccccctcctcctcctcctcttccttctcctttgAAGAGCAACCTTAAGAAGCCAATCAGGGAGGAAGAGCAGCGGCCGCAACAGGTGATGGTGAGGGATGGAAGAAGGAAAGTTAGCTGGCCTGATGCCCATGGCAGAGACCTTGCTCATGTCCAAGTGTTCCATTCAAG TGCGCCGGAGGAAGGGGAATTTGCAGTGGCAGGGAAATCTTGCATTTGCAATATTCAATGA